A region from the Anaerolineae bacterium genome encodes:
- a CDS encoding AAA family ATPase: protein MTKKDVSLYNPLSLIGYETENIISEGGFGAVLARAGVGKTAFLVQIAMSALVQGKNVLHISLDNPVDKVSLWYKEVFNNLVNQCKTDRLWESILPHRFIMTFKVGGFSVPKLEERLTDLTEQNIFSPDMVVIDGLPFDESTQNSFSDLKVLAKKHSMHVWFAIRIHRHEQQDTNGMPIPFSKVADLFDVAIQLKPEGKEIHVLTLKGSAKTVEHPSLLLDSSTMMIKNS from the coding sequence ATGACAAAAAAGGATGTTAGCCTCTACAATCCGTTAAGCCTTATAGGTTATGAAACCGAAAATATCATCTCTGAAGGAGGGTTTGGAGCCGTGCTTGCACGTGCCGGTGTCGGTAAAACAGCTTTTTTGGTGCAGATTGCAATGAGTGCCCTTGTTCAAGGTAAAAATGTTCTCCATATCAGCCTCGATAATCCTGTAGACAAGGTTAGTTTATGGTACAAAGAGGTTTTCAACAATCTTGTAAACCAATGTAAGACAGACAGGCTATGGGAAAGTATATTGCCGCACAGATTTATCATGACCTTCAAGGTTGGGGGCTTCAGTGTTCCTAAACTTGAAGAAAGACTAACAGATTTAACCGAGCAGAATATATTTTCTCCGGATATGGTGGTTATTGATGGGCTTCCCTTTGATGAATCAACGCAAAATTCTTTTTCTGATTTAAAGGTTCTTGCTAAAAAACATTCAATGCATGTCTGGTTTGCGATACGCATACACCGTCATGAACAGCAGGACACGAACGGTATGCCTATCCCTTTTTCTAAAGTGGCTGATCTGTTTGATGTTGCCATCCAGCTTAAACCTGAAGGCAAGGAAATACATGTGCTGACCTTAAAAGGAAGCGCTAAAACTGTTGAACATCCTTCATTGCTCTTAGACTCTTCTACAATGATGATAAAAAATTCGTAA
- a CDS encoding DNA-3-methyladenine glycosylase I, whose translation MKQRCKWVSTDLLYIKYHDNEWGIPLHDDRKLFELLILEGMQAGLNWITILKKRQSFRKAFNNFDVEQIATYDSNKIIQLLSNKGIIRNRLKIEAAVQNARAFLSVQKEFGNFDTYIWRFVDGKPIKNAWKTHEEIPSKTDKSITMSIDLKRRGFKFTGPTTCYAFMQAAGMVNDHAVDCFRYHEI comes from the coding sequence ATGAAACAAAGATGCAAATGGGTAAGCACAGATCTTCTTTATATTAAGTATCATGACAATGAGTGGGGTATTCCGTTGCATGATGATCGAAAATTATTTGAGCTTCTTATACTTGAAGGAATGCAGGCCGGACTAAACTGGATAACCATCTTGAAAAAGAGACAAAGCTTCAGGAAGGCATTCAACAACTTCGATGTCGAACAAATCGCAACGTATGATTCCAATAAAATTATTCAACTACTCTCCAACAAAGGCATTATTCGCAACAGGCTGAAGATTGAGGCCGCGGTTCAAAACGCAAGAGCATTTCTATCAGTTCAAAAAGAGTTCGGCAACTTTGATACATATATCTGGCGGTTTGTTGACGGCAAACCGATAAAGAACGCATGGAAAACTCATGAGGAGATTCCTTCAAAAACAGATAAGTCGATAACCATGAGTATTGATTTGAAAAGGAGAGGGTTTAAATTTACAGGTCCTACAACCTGTTATGCCTTTATGCAGGCTGCAGGAATGGTCAATGATCATGCTGTTGATTGTTTCAGGTATCATGAGATCTAA
- a CDS encoding UXX-star (seleno)protein family 1: MAEKVIIFGKNTUPYTTAAREAFVKKGREVEYFDVLSDIDKLNTMLKYSDGRRKVPVIVDQGKVAIGFNGRS; encoded by the coding sequence ATGGCGGAGAAGGTTATTATCTTTGGGAAAAATACTTGACCTTACACAACAGCGGCTCGTGAAGCTTTTGTGAAAAAAGGCAGGGAAGTGGAATATTTTGACGTTTTATCAGATATCGACAAACTAAATACAATGCTTAAATATTCTGATGGAAGGCGGAAGGTCCCGGTTATTGTTGACCAGGGCAAGGTGGCCATAGGCTTTAATGGAAGATCGTGA
- a CDS encoding TIGR00730 family Rossman fold protein, which translates to MNNREKQFLVDDIKTGEAWRLFRIMGEFVEGVETLYDVGVAVSIFGSSRIKPSDPIYKKTEEIASLFVKNDFAVITGGGGGVMEAANKGAAMAGGVSVGLNIVLPFEQKPNRHSNIKLEFKYFFIRKVMFVKYATAYIIMPGGFGTLDELFESITLIQTHRIKPFPVILVGSDYWSGLIEWVKSRLLENKMISLEDLDILQIIDDPQEIVKAVKRVVIV; encoded by the coding sequence ATGAATAATAGGGAAAAACAGTTTCTTGTCGACGACATTAAAACAGGCGAAGCATGGCGTCTCTTCAGGATCATGGGTGAATTTGTTGAAGGGGTCGAAACTCTTTATGACGTGGGAGTTGCGGTTAGCATATTCGGGTCGTCCAGAATAAAGCCCAGTGATCCGATTTATAAAAAAACCGAGGAAATCGCCTCTCTTTTTGTAAAAAATGATTTTGCGGTAATTACGGGCGGCGGTGGGGGAGTTATGGAGGCGGCAAACAAAGGAGCGGCCATGGCAGGTGGGGTTTCTGTCGGGCTGAATATTGTTCTTCCGTTTGAGCAAAAACCAAATCGGCATTCCAATATTAAGCTTGAGTTTAAGTATTTTTTTATCCGCAAGGTGATGTTTGTTAAGTATGCCACCGCTTACATAATAATGCCCGGAGGTTTCGGAACCCTGGACGAACTGTTTGAATCAATTACACTGATTCAAACCCATCGCATAAAACCATTTCCTGTAATTCTTGTTGGTTCAGACTACTGGTCCGGGCTTATAGAATGGGTTAAATCCCGTTTGCTCGAAAATAAAATGATATCACTGGAAGATCTTGATATTTTACAAATCATAGATGATCCACAAGAAATTGTAAAAGCAGTAAAAAGGGTGGTGATTGTCTGA
- a CDS encoding universal stress protein gives MSIKTIAFCTDFSTNAEAAFVQAFDLAEKYQAKLFLIHVLPPVINPLTTETEWVLPIEHSNALILNLEERMQQEYGSRLADHIDYELVVLNGHVSSEILTFLEENSIDLAIMGAYGLSGMGFVLFGSVAKRVVHRAHCSVMIVRSRT, from the coding sequence ATGTCAATAAAAACAATCGCTTTTTGTACAGATTTTTCCACGAATGCGGAAGCAGCCTTTGTGCAAGCTTTTGATCTGGCAGAGAAATACCAGGCCAAACTTTTTTTGATTCATGTATTGCCCCCGGTAATCAATCCGTTAACAACGGAAACCGAATGGGTTTTGCCGATTGAGCACAGCAATGCATTGATCTTGAACCTGGAAGAACGTATGCAACAGGAATACGGCAGCAGGCTGGCAGATCACATTGATTATGAACTCGTCGTTCTAAACGGGCATGTTTCTTCTGAAATATTAACCTTTCTTGAAGAAAACAGTATAGATCTTGCGATAATGGGAGCCTACGGACTCTCGGGCATGGGGTTTGTCTTATTCGGCAGCGTAGCAAAGAGGGTTGTGCATAGAGCTCATTGCTCCGTTATGATAGTTCGCAGCCGTACGTAA
- the pyrF gene encoding orotidine-5'-phosphate decarboxylase, producing MKHAKDYIIFPLDVSSLKEAKQFVKLLSEHVGMFKVGLELFISSGPEIIRHIKDCGSTRVFLDLKLHDIPETVFRAMESIANLGVAFATVHCGETKEMLEAAVAGSKGKVGVLGVTVLTSVSDKDILAAGFRPEFASDISMLVMQRAAAARDAGCSGVVCSGFEVGMIKEKFGKGFTVVTPGIRLSVGSVKKDDQRRIITPAGAIQNGSDYLVIGRPIRDAENPQEAAIRIAKEIDAVL from the coding sequence ATGAAACATGCAAAAGATTATATAATTTTCCCGCTTGATGTTTCGTCTCTAAAAGAGGCAAAACAGTTTGTAAAACTTCTTTCAGAGCATGTAGGTATGTTCAAGGTTGGGCTGGAACTTTTTATCAGCTCAGGGCCTGAAATAATAAGGCATATAAAAGATTGCGGATCAACGAGAGTATTTCTGGACTTAAAACTTCATGATATCCCGGAAACTGTTTTTAGAGCGATGGAAAGCATCGCGAATCTCGGCGTTGCCTTTGCGACGGTTCATTGCGGAGAGACGAAAGAGATGCTTGAAGCAGCTGTTGCAGGAAGCAAAGGAAAGGTTGGAGTGCTTGGGGTTACAGTCCTGACAAGTGTTTCAGATAAAGATATCCTTGCCGCGGGATTTCGGCCGGAATTTGCCTCCGATATATCAATGCTTGTTATGCAAAGAGCCGCTGCCGCCAGAGACGCTGGCTGCTCGGGCGTTGTATGCTCAGGGTTCGAGGTCGGAATGATAAAGGAAAAATTTGGGAAAGGGTTTACTGTTGTTACTCCGGGGATACGGTTATCTGTCGGCAGCGTGAAAAAGGATGATCAGCGTCGCATAATTACACCTGCAGGGGCAATTCAAAACGGATCCGACTATCTGGTGATCGGAAGACCGATAAGGGATGCAGAGAATCCGCAGGAGGCTGCTATTCGTATTGCAAAGGAAATTGATGCGGTTTTATAA